In the genome of Candidatus Reidiella endopervernicosa, one region contains:
- a CDS encoding 4Fe-4S dicluster domain-containing protein: MSNTSEELVQLTINGNEITAPSSLSVIQALWHAGYPRVKSVGCLEGVCGSCRVLVRREDDADVSMELGCQTLVENGMQVIFLVFPTPTHHTYQLDEIKNSWDVQAQFHRIFPEAQDCRHCGGCVKTCPKGIDVEHGVRLANKGRFKEAGDLFIECIMCNLCMTACPELISPNHVGLFSRRVTAYFHIRPSNLINRLEALRTDQLQIIK, from the coding sequence ATGAGTAACACAAGCGAAGAGCTGGTACAGCTCACGATCAACGGTAACGAGATCACCGCCCCCTCCTCACTCTCAGTGATTCAGGCGCTCTGGCACGCCGGTTACCCGCGGGTGAAGAGCGTTGGCTGCCTTGAGGGTGTCTGTGGATCGTGTCGCGTCCTGGTTCGTCGTGAAGATGATGCCGATGTCTCAATGGAACTCGGCTGCCAGACCCTGGTTGAGAATGGCATGCAGGTGATCTTCCTGGTCTTCCCCACGCCAACCCACCACACCTACCAGCTCGATGAGATAAAGAACTCTTGGGATGTGCAGGCACAGTTCCACCGCATCTTCCCCGAGGCACAGGATTGTCGTCACTGTGGCGGTTGTGTGAAGACCTGCCCCAAGGGTATCGATGTCGAGCATGGTGTCAGGCTCGCCAACAAGGGGCGTTTCAAGGAGGCAGGCGATCTCTTTATTGAGTGCATCATGTGTAACCTCTGCATGACTGCCTGCCCGGAGCTGATCTCACCCAACCACGTTGGGCTATTCTCACGCCGGGTGACCGCATACTTCCACATCCGCCCCTCTAATCTGATCAATCGTCTCGAGGCACTTCGCACCGATCAACTGCAGATCATTAAGTAG
- a CDS encoding 2-oxoacid:acceptor oxidoreductase family protein, with translation MSNTTEAQVIDEHIVEIVSDSGEGAQKCGQTFATIGAKMGNGIWTVEIIPAEIQPPARSPAGASGNRIRVGSKYMTNMGNEADLVVAFNEQVLYSRIANGAYKDGTVVLLENKWAEDPQEEIREAYAAAVKEFREHGLIVHELNFENECLKIVDNARKGKNMFVLGMLSRIYSRDPEKGLAEIHNTFSHKGEKVIKPNQDLYDAGYAFARDNLDYHYEIPLLHRRYRQADDGVQRQHRTWSGRDGLGYGHGLHVPHHPGHLRLSLYC, from the coding sequence ATGTCAAACACTACAGAAGCTCAGGTCATCGACGAACATATCGTCGAGATCGTCAGTGACTCGGGTGAAGGCGCACAGAAGTGCGGTCAGACCTTCGCTACCATCGGCGCCAAGATGGGCAACGGTATCTGGACCGTCGAGATTATCCCCGCCGAGATCCAGCCCCCAGCCCGCTCCCCGGCCGGCGCCTCCGGTAACCGCATCCGCGTCGGCTCCAAGTACATGACCAACATGGGTAACGAGGCCGATCTTGTAGTCGCCTTCAACGAACAGGTGCTCTACTCCCGTATCGCCAACGGCGCTTATAAAGACGGCACCGTCGTGCTGCTGGAGAACAAGTGGGCCGAGGATCCGCAAGAAGAAATTCGCGAAGCCTACGCAGCTGCCGTTAAGGAGTTCCGCGAGCACGGCCTGATTGTGCACGAGCTGAACTTTGAGAACGAGTGTCTGAAGATAGTCGACAACGCCCGCAAGGGTAAGAACATGTTTGTGCTGGGGATGCTGAGCCGCATCTACAGCCGCGATCCTGAGAAGGGTCTCGCCGAGATCCACAATACCTTCTCCCACAAGGGCGAAAAGGTGATCAAGCCAAACCAGGATCTCTACGATGCCGGTTACGCCTTTGCCCGTGACAACCTCGATTACCACTACGAAATCCCCCTACTCCACCGACGATACAGACAAGCCGATGATGGTGTGCAACGGCAACACCGCACTTGGTCTGGGCGTGATGGCCTCGGGTATGGACATGGTCTCCATGTACCCCATCACCCCGGCCACCTCCGCCTCTCACTATATTGCTGA
- a CDS encoding complex I 51 kDa subunit family protein: MERLNQVLLNSDNRIGPDLEAWLAGNGGKGLERALQMEPPAIIEMIEQAGLRGLGGSGFPTHKKWGFVAAHAGTGEKYLICNGNEDEPGTFKDRILLHECPHQVIEGATIAALATGINRVVFYINPEQESSLESMRRAVAQWLDSNLYSQLSDHYEGDFEYRVVESSGYYIGGEETAAIESVEGKFPFPRGKPPFPAESGVHGCPTLINNIETLSNVSHILRNGVEWYQELGLGETSGTKIYSLSGDVLKPGVYELPMGIPLDELINDYGGGMLMDKQLKAVFTGGPSNTILTPKDLDVPLDFESVAKRRSALGTGAMIVISEGTGIVKRVTEYINFFAQNSCGQCPPCKTGTYYVALLLGKIDTGEGSRADLDALINLCKILPGSGRCHLLDGAIKVLDSSLYHFMDEYERSLAY, from the coding sequence ATGGAGCGACTTAACCAGGTACTACTCAACTCGGATAACCGTATCGGCCCCGACCTTGAGGCGTGGCTTGCAGGTAACGGCGGAAAGGGTCTGGAGCGAGCACTGCAGATGGAACCCCCAGCGATCATTGAGATGATCGAGCAGGCGGGCCTGCGTGGACTCGGCGGCAGCGGTTTTCCCACACACAAGAAGTGGGGCTTCGTTGCGGCCCATGCGGGTACCGGCGAGAAATACCTGATCTGCAATGGCAACGAGGATGAACCAGGCACCTTCAAGGACCGCATTCTGCTACATGAGTGCCCCCATCAGGTGATCGAAGGTGCCACGATTGCCGCATTGGCAACCGGCATTAACCGCGTCGTCTTCTATATCAACCCTGAGCAGGAGAGCTCACTCGAGTCGATGCGCCGCGCCGTCGCCCAGTGGCTCGACTCAAACCTCTATAGCCAGCTCTCCGATCACTACGAGGGTGATTTCGAGTACCGCGTGGTTGAGAGCTCTGGCTACTATATCGGTGGCGAAGAGACCGCCGCAATCGAATCGGTCGAAGGGAAATTCCCCTTCCCTCGTGGCAAACCCCCCTTTCCTGCAGAATCCGGCGTACACGGCTGCCCGACCCTGATTAACAATATCGAGACCCTCTCCAACGTCTCGCACATCCTGCGTAACGGCGTCGAGTGGTATCAGGAGTTGGGACTGGGTGAGACCTCGGGCACCAAGATCTACTCACTCAGTGGCGATGTACTCAAACCCGGCGTCTACGAGCTACCGATGGGAATCCCACTTGATGAGCTGATCAACGACTACGGCGGTGGCATGCTGATGGACAAGCAGCTAAAGGCGGTCTTCACCGGCGGCCCCTCCAACACCATCCTTACCCCCAAGGATCTCGATGTACCGCTCGATTTCGAATCGGTCGCCAAGCGCCGTTCGGCGCTGGGAACCGGTGCGATGATCGTCATCTCCGAAGGCACCGGTATCGTCAAGCGGGTGACCGAGTACATCAACTTCTTCGCCCAGAACTCCTGTGGACAGTGCCCACCGTGCAAGACCGGCACCTACTACGTCGCGCTTCTGCTCGGTAAGATCGACACCGGCGAGGGGAGCCGCGCCGATCTCGACGCACTGATCAACCTCTGCAAGATCCTGCCCGGCAGTGGCCGCTGCCACCTGCTCGATGGTGCGATCAAGGTACTCGACAGCTCGCTCTACCACTTCATGGATGAGTACGAACGCTCGCTGGCCTATTAA
- a CDS encoding thiamine pyrophosphate-dependent enzyme, whose product MFGIKADWSLDVFERYFTLGDYSGGEARWCPGCGDFAVLNTVHRVLRDAQLPPEKSVAVSGIGCSSRLPHYMGTYGLHGLHGRALPLANGVKAHRPDLDLWVATGDGDCFSIGAGPWIHSVRLNMDMVVLVFDNAIYGLTKNQTSPTSPQGMKTNTHPAGAPLPELNPLTVTLGITNCSFVAQVVDWNPPLLYQTIKAAHQHRGTSFIRILQRCPVFSESFCKPLQDNPDKFVLLEHENGITLDDSVKRVFGQVEQHDPADWLGAMKYARDEEQLPLGLLYRDPDAVVYEDIATKDLGKSDEEKIAAINKAMDAFAI is encoded by the coding sequence ATGTTTGGTATTAAAGCTGACTGGTCGCTCGATGTTTTCGAGCGCTATTTTACCCTTGGCGACTACTCCGGTGGTGAGGCACGCTGGTGCCCCGGCTGCGGAGACTTCGCCGTTCTGAACACCGTGCACCGCGTGCTGCGCGATGCCCAGCTGCCGCCCGAGAAGAGCGTGGCGGTCTCAGGCATCGGTTGTTCAAGCCGACTGCCCCACTACATGGGCACCTACGGCCTGCACGGCCTGCACGGACGCGCCCTGCCACTGGCCAACGGTGTCAAGGCCCACCGCCCCGACCTCGACCTCTGGGTCGCCACTGGCGACGGCGACTGCTTCTCGATCGGTGCCGGTCCATGGATCCACTCGGTGCGTCTGAATATGGATATGGTGGTACTGGTGTTTGATAACGCCATCTACGGTCTGACCAAGAACCAGACCTCACCCACCAGCCCACAGGGTATGAAGACCAACACCCACCCGGCCGGTGCACCGTTGCCTGAGCTCAATCCATTGACCGTCACCCTCGGCATCACCAACTGCTCCTTCGTGGCGCAGGTGGTCGACTGGAATCCGCCACTGCTCTACCAAACCATCAAGGCGGCCCATCAGCATCGTGGTACCAGCTTCATCCGTATCCTGCAGCGCTGCCCGGTCTTCTCTGAGTCTTTCTGCAAACCGCTGCAGGACAACCCAGACAAGTTTGTACTACTCGAACACGAGAACGGCATCACCCTTGATGACAGCGTCAAGCGCGTCTTCGGCCAGGTTGAACAGCACGACCCGGCCGACTGGCTCGGGGCGATGAAGTACGCCAGGGATGAGGAGCAACTGCCACTCGGTCTGCTCTACCGCGATCCCGACGCAGTGGTCTACGAGGACATCGCCACCAAGGACCTTGGCAAGAGTGATGAAGAGAAGATAGCGGCCATCAATAAAGCGATGGACGCCTTTGCCATCTAA
- a CDS encoding chemotaxis protein CheW: MEAANENRFELLLFHLGSKQRYGINVLKVKEVIGCPELTHVPESHPAVRGVSHLRGETLTIIDLSQSVGLAPLPESEDVDASVIVSEFNRVMIGFLVSKVDRIAVCDWKDVLPPPKGSGLGSYITGVTDIEKELVQILDVERIIGEVVGSEVVTAADLSLDGNQAALLEGKRILSLTAMESEVRAVSPDSRRRLPIRS, from the coding sequence ATGGAAGCGGCGAATGAGAATAGATTTGAGTTACTTCTGTTCCATCTCGGTAGCAAACAGCGCTACGGTATCAATGTTCTCAAGGTCAAAGAGGTCATCGGTTGTCCCGAACTGACCCATGTCCCTGAGAGTCATCCCGCTGTACGCGGTGTCTCCCACCTCCGTGGCGAGACGCTCACTATTATCGATCTCTCTCAATCCGTTGGCCTGGCACCACTTCCCGAGAGTGAGGATGTTGATGCCTCAGTCATCGTCTCGGAATTTAACCGTGTCATGATTGGTTTCCTCGTCAGTAAGGTGGATCGAATTGCGGTCTGCGACTGGAAGGATGTTCTTCCTCCGCCCAAAGGGAGTGGGTTGGGTAGTTACATCACGGGTGTGACCGATATCGAAAAGGAGCTGGTGCAGATTCTCGATGTTGAACGCATCATTGGTGAGGTGGTCGGTTCAGAGGTGGTAACAGCGGCCGACCTTAGTCTCGACGGCAACCAGGCTGCGCTACTCGAAGGTAAGCGCATTCTGTCGCTGACCGCCATGGAGAGCGAAGTGAGGGCGGTTAGTCCCGATAGTCGACGCCGTCTGCCTATTCGTAGTTGA
- a CDS encoding RnfABCDGE type electron transport complex subunit B yields MQSFLTAPAIMTGLGLFFGTILAVAYKLLKVEEDPRLAHTEEMLPGTNCGACGEPGCLPFATKLVDNEVEPSACTVASSDDIEAIADFLGVDAGKATKRVARLHCAGGRREAFQIAEYHGFESCRAAAVVSGGGKGCSWGCLGLSDCDIACDFDAIHMNENGLPVVDVELCTACGDCVDACPRDLFELLPLDQKLFVQCNTPLEGEAVTVLCSVGCDGCAKCAADAPEGLIEMKNELPIIDYTSGIAASPKATGRCPTGAIQWLESGQFIDNQESERGHAQLH; encoded by the coding sequence ATGCAGAGTTTCCTAACAGCACCGGCGATCATGACCGGATTGGGCCTCTTCTTCGGCACCATCCTGGCGGTGGCCTACAAACTGCTGAAGGTCGAGGAGGATCCGCGACTGGCTCATACCGAGGAGATGCTGCCGGGCACCAACTGCGGTGCCTGCGGTGAGCCGGGCTGCCTGCCCTTCGCCACCAAACTGGTTGATAACGAGGTGGAGCCGAGCGCCTGCACCGTCGCCAGCAGCGATGACATCGAAGCGATTGCCGACTTTCTCGGCGTCGATGCTGGCAAGGCAACCAAACGAGTCGCACGACTCCACTGCGCCGGTGGGCGTCGCGAGGCTTTCCAGATCGCCGAGTACCACGGTTTCGAGAGCTGCCGCGCCGCCGCGGTCGTCTCTGGTGGTGGTAAGGGGTGCTCCTGGGGCTGTCTCGGCCTCTCCGATTGTGATATCGCCTGTGATTTCGATGCGATCCATATGAATGAGAACGGCCTGCCGGTAGTCGATGTCGAGTTATGCACCGCATGCGGTGACTGCGTCGACGCCTGCCCGCGCGACCTGTTTGAGCTACTGCCACTCGATCAGAAGCTGTTCGTCCAGTGCAACACCCCGCTTGAGGGTGAGGCAGTTACAGTGCTCTGCAGCGTCGGCTGCGACGGCTGCGCCAAGTGTGCCGCCGATGCCCCCGAGGGGCTGATTGAGATGAAGAATGAACTCCCGATCATCGACTACACATCGGGAATCGCTGCCTCACCGAAGGCAACTGGACGCTGCCCTACTGGCGCGATCCAGTGGCTCGAGTCGGGACAGTTTATCGATAACCAGGAGAGCGAGAGAGGCCATGCCCAGCTTCACTAA
- a CDS encoding ferredoxin: protein MDSELCTTCNDCLDINPLLYVYNENNQAYLTETDTATYAQLVEGAEICPSKCIHPGLPQNPNEAGMEELIKRAAPFN, encoded by the coding sequence ATCGACAGCGAGCTCTGCACCACCTGTAACGACTGCCTCGACATCAATCCGCTGCTCTACGTCTACAACGAGAACAACCAGGCCTATCTCACTGAGACCGACACCGCGACCTATGCACAGCTGGTCGAGGGTGCCGAGATCTGCCCCTCGAAGTGTATCCATCCCGGTCTGCCGCAGAATCCGAACGAGGCTGGCATGGAAGAGCTGATCAAGCGAGCTGCACCGTTTAACTAA
- a CDS encoding FAD-dependent oxidoreductase gives MSKGTPYKEALARFQQVHGTAHELPDTSVDVDALLRDHHPDHLGGSIVDLEVGANRGERCHRQLADMLQSNARIDEADLAGAKTVETDVLIIGGGGAGCAAALTAAKEGARVILTTKLRLGDSNTVMAEGGIQASIDKDDTPQIHYDDTLRGGHNLADKDLVAKMVLDGPDVIRWLIKQGMQFDVDEFGDLLTRRAGGTTADRVVYFRDYTGLEMMRVLRESVLNREIEVWHYSPAVELLSDEQGHCAGAVITDLKKRRNVLVKAKSVIMATGGIGRMHLNAFPTSNHFGATGDGLVLTYRLGAQLRDLDSFQYHPSGLAYPHHLAGTLITEGVRSAGAQMINAEGQRFVDELKPRDHVSSAIIRECAEGRGVDAGESGIGIWLDTPGLDLRNPGIINKRFPKLVQLGKKSGIDPAKTPLLIYPTLHYQNGGVVIDENGQTTVPNLYCVGEVSGGLHGKNRMMGNALLEIISFGRRAGHVAAQSGYQRRHNKVSIAHLGPMQRDLTLAKMPMDLQGPMLFPDYAKFDSDAEYEGLRKTRNREEE, from the coding sequence ATGAGTAAAGGCACCCCCTACAAAGAGGCACTGGCACGGTTTCAGCAGGTTCACGGCACCGCTCATGAACTGCCAGACACATCTGTCGATGTTGATGCCCTGCTACGCGACCACCATCCCGACCATCTCGGCGGTTCGATTGTCGACCTGGAGGTCGGCGCCAATCGCGGTGAACGTTGCCACCGCCAGCTGGCTGACATGCTGCAGTCCAATGCTCGCATCGACGAGGCCGATCTGGCCGGCGCCAAGACGGTCGAGACCGATGTGCTGATCATTGGCGGCGGTGGCGCCGGTTGCGCTGCCGCACTGACCGCTGCCAAAGAGGGTGCGCGGGTCATTCTCACCACCAAGCTGCGCCTGGGTGACAGCAACACCGTCATGGCCGAGGGCGGCATTCAGGCCTCCATCGACAAAGATGACACCCCGCAGATCCATTATGACGATACCCTTCGTGGTGGCCACAACCTGGCCGATAAGGATCTGGTCGCGAAGATGGTCCTGGACGGCCCCGATGTAATCCGCTGGCTGATCAAACAGGGCATGCAGTTCGATGTCGACGAGTTTGGCGACCTGCTCACCCGGCGTGCTGGCGGCACCACCGCCGATCGTGTCGTCTATTTCCGCGACTACACCGGCCTTGAAATGATGCGCGTGCTACGTGAATCGGTGCTCAACCGTGAGATCGAGGTGTGGCACTACAGCCCCGCCGTTGAGCTGCTCTCCGATGAGCAGGGCCACTGCGCTGGTGCCGTCATTACCGATCTGAAAAAACGCCGTAACGTACTGGTAAAGGCGAAATCGGTGATCATGGCGACTGGCGGCATCGGTCGCATGCACCTCAACGCCTTTCCCACCTCCAACCACTTCGGCGCGACCGGTGATGGTTTGGTGCTCACCTATCGTCTCGGTGCCCAGCTACGCGACCTCGACTCTTTCCAGTATCACCCCTCGGGCCTTGCCTACCCGCACCACCTGGCCGGTACCCTGATTACCGAGGGTGTACGTTCTGCCGGGGCGCAGATGATCAACGCCGAGGGCCAACGTTTCGTCGACGAGCTAAAACCACGCGACCACGTATCCTCTGCCATCATTCGTGAGTGCGCTGAGGGACGCGGTGTTGATGCGGGTGAGAGTGGTATCGGAATCTGGCTCGATACACCCGGACTCGATCTGCGCAACCCCGGCATCATCAACAAACGTTTTCCCAAGCTGGTCCAGCTCGGCAAAAAGAGCGGGATCGATCCAGCTAAAACACCGCTGCTCATCTACCCCACCCTCCACTACCAGAACGGTGGTGTAGTAATCGATGAGAACGGCCAGACCACCGTACCCAACCTCTACTGCGTTGGTGAGGTCAGTGGCGGACTACACGGCAAGAATCGCATGATGGGTAACGCGCTGCTGGAGATCATCAGCTTCGGCCGTCGTGCCGGCCATGTTGCGGCACAGAGCGGCTATCAGCGTCGTCACAATAAGGTCTCAATCGCCCATCTTGGGCCTATGCAGCGCGACCTGACCCTGGCCAAGATGCCGATGGATCTGCAGGGGCCAATGCTCTTCCCCGACTACGCAAAATTCGATTCTGATGCTGAATATGAAGGGTTACGTAAAACCCGCAACCGGGAGGAGGAGTGA
- a CDS encoding LysR family transcriptional regulator: MIHATLQQLRLFEAVARHKSFTRAAEEIHLSQPAVSIQVKRLEENVGKALFEHVGRRITLTEVGRELYDASKDVLGRLAELDGAIDSLSGEVAGTLTVTAVTSAKYFLPHLLGAFLRRYPDVEPKLKVANRASLLERVGDNEDDLYVMGHVPDDLDVEAVPFLENVIAVVASPNHPLASKRKITLKQLTEERFLVRESGSGNRKVVEEFFEDQGLSINPYMELGSAEAIKQGVMAGLGISALSLHNLRLEIAAGQIKVLKVEGFPLRRRWNVIHRKEKNLSPAAQSFIEFLQTEGQHLVNEAMQVKI, translated from the coding sequence ATGATTCACGCAACCCTGCAGCAGCTGCGCCTGTTTGAGGCGGTTGCCCGCCATAAAAGCTTTACTCGAGCTGCCGAGGAGATCCACCTCTCTCAGCCCGCCGTTTCGATCCAGGTCAAGCGGTTGGAGGAGAATGTCGGTAAGGCTCTGTTTGAACATGTTGGTCGTCGTATTACCCTCACCGAGGTCGGGCGCGAGCTCTACGATGCCAGTAAGGATGTGCTGGGGAGACTGGCAGAGTTAGATGGTGCCATCGACTCTCTCAGCGGCGAGGTTGCCGGCACCCTCACCGTGACTGCGGTGACCTCGGCAAAGTACTTCCTGCCCCATCTGCTTGGTGCCTTTCTTCGTCGCTACCCCGATGTGGAGCCAAAGCTTAAGGTGGCCAACCGCGCCAGTCTGCTGGAGCGGGTTGGGGATAACGAGGATGACCTCTACGTCATGGGGCATGTCCCCGATGACCTTGATGTCGAGGCGGTTCCCTTTCTGGAGAACGTCATCGCCGTGGTAGCCAGCCCCAACCACCCGTTGGCGAGCAAACGCAAGATCACCCTCAAGCAGCTGACCGAGGAGCGTTTTCTAGTGCGTGAATCGGGTTCGGGGAATCGCAAGGTGGTGGAGGAGTTTTTTGAAGATCAGGGGCTCAGTATCAACCCCTATATGGAGCTCGGTAGTGCTGAGGCAATCAAGCAGGGGGTAATGGCGGGACTGGGCATCTCAGCCCTGTCGCTGCATAACCTACGCCTGGAGATCGCTGCAGGACAGATCAAGGTACTAAAAGTGGAGGGTTTCCCGCTGCGCCGTCGCTGGAATGTGATTCATCGCAAAGAGAAAAATCTCTCGCCTGCAGCACAGAGCTTTATCGAGTTCCTGCAGACCGAGGGGCAGCACCTGGTTAATGAGGCGATGCAGGTGAAGATCTAG
- a CDS encoding chemotaxis protein CheW has translation MNQMVEAQKNPISRWVTFRLADESYGIDVMQVREVLRNTEISPVPGAPGYVLGIINLRGNVVSIIDTRTRFGLPIHEADDSSRILILETADTVIGFLVDSVNDVAELNAADIEPAPDTGSGNTANYISGLSNRESGLLILLDSNKMLTEEEMMELNSL, from the coding sequence ATGAATCAAATGGTTGAAGCACAGAAGAACCCAATTTCGCGATGGGTGACTTTTCGCTTGGCTGATGAGAGTTACGGCATCGATGTGATGCAGGTGCGTGAAGTGCTACGCAACACTGAAATCTCTCCTGTCCCCGGCGCACCGGGCTATGTACTCGGAATTATCAATCTACGTGGCAATGTTGTTTCAATTATCGATACCCGTACCCGCTTCGGTCTACCGATACATGAGGCGGATGATTCCTCACGTATCCTGATTCTCGAAACTGCAGATACCGTGATCGGTTTCCTGGTCGATAGTGTTAATGATGTGGCTGAGCTTAACGCGGCCGATATTGAGCCTGCTCCCGATACCGGCAGTGGCAACACGGCTAACTACATCAGTGGATTGAGCAATCGTGAAAGTGGTCTGTTAATTCTCCTCGATTCCAACAAGATGTTGACCGAGGAAGAGATGATGGAACTCAACAGCCTCTAA
- a CDS encoding ferredoxin, translating into MTASPVTESVSSERKMAAEEPIPSLPTAIKDADASRDILRTLRHFHLGNPSAREALEAVAEDQLPALLAPFRNASKLRYDYPLFLFPPGENAELSGADDLAKPVGQCLQETVLSFAPSAEAARILKDNLPWIERFLREKLQGHEGPVEAQALINEGAEALKQHLKLRGENASKLEADLAQLTEKVPVGGKLLAYGRFPAIHLLIHAIKSHVIPRHDRFSSKIDQNIQALKTLLDVDWSKSEESRQPEQLKQSVAATAGMFDPSALSKVMDHSKGSVAMPAERRQRIENALKVLEGYKQNSLLVRFVHPEGVEDEWLKQTHGFEANGDNDPSSAAMAIFDEEASRLAKVFAAVRIANLEIESLYDPVLHDPWFENFNWEVFSKEELLLIPAVVALESADRVAGEGMTSFSRLLSSGRPVQVFCRVQAHNNPGAAEGEDPFQSFRTELGYLGIAHRQAVVSQASAARHQHLLERYLSALDATRTSLHLINIGLRPTGQDLGLNAWLVAGAALEGRVHPFFYVNPAAGDGSEQRLDFDGNPQPELDWPIHPFIYHNEGGDLVESELPFTFADYSLLIPRLAHHFAIVPDQCESDDLLPVADYLQQSEADNERLIPFIWAVNAHGTLRRLVISRTLVEACRDRLNFWHTLQEMAGIRSSYIDRAIAETRATAEAEMSAEREKMEREFAEELARVRAEAAGEVMGRLTDVLMGMDFTSGAPRPAVTASAPATTTAPVAESAVEAPRGGGCRRGRG; encoded by the coding sequence ATGACAGCCTCACCTGTAACCGAATCGGTATCGAGCGAGCGCAAGATGGCAGCCGAGGAGCCGATCCCCTCGCTGCCGACCGCCATCAAGGACGCCGATGCAAGTCGCGACATCCTGCGTACCCTGCGCCACTTCCACCTTGGCAATCCGAGTGCCCGTGAGGCGCTCGAGGCGGTCGCAGAGGATCAGCTACCGGCGTTGCTGGCACCGTTCCGCAACGCCTCCAAGTTGCGCTACGACTATCCACTGTTCCTCTTCCCACCGGGTGAGAATGCTGAGCTCAGCGGTGCTGACGACCTGGCCAAGCCGGTTGGCCAGTGCCTGCAGGAGACGGTGCTCAGCTTCGCCCCCTCTGCCGAGGCGGCACGTATTCTCAAGGACAACCTGCCGTGGATCGAGCGTTTCCTGCGCGAGAAGCTGCAGGGACACGAAGGCCCGGTCGAAGCTCAGGCTCTGATCAACGAAGGTGCCGAGGCGCTCAAGCAGCACCTCAAGCTGAGGGGCGAGAACGCCTCCAAGCTGGAAGCTGATCTTGCCCAGCTGACCGAAAAGGTACCCGTAGGTGGCAAACTGCTCGCCTACGGTCGCTTCCCGGCGATCCACCTGCTGATCCATGCAATCAAATCGCATGTCATCCCGCGCCACGACCGTTTCAGTAGCAAGATCGACCAAAATATCCAGGCGCTGAAGACCCTGCTCGATGTCGACTGGAGTAAGTCGGAGGAGTCTCGCCAGCCGGAGCAGCTCAAACAGAGCGTTGCTGCGACTGCTGGCATGTTCGATCCCTCCGCCCTCTCCAAGGTCATGGACCACTCCAAGGGCTCGGTAGCAATGCCTGCAGAGCGACGTCAGCGCATCGAAAATGCACTCAAGGTGCTCGAGGGTTACAAACAGAACTCCCTGCTGGTGCGCTTTGTCCACCCCGAGGGGGTCGAGGATGAGTGGCTCAAACAGACCCACGGTTTCGAGGCGAACGGCGATAACGATCCCAGCTCGGCGGCGATGGCTATCTTCGATGAGGAGGCATCACGCCTGGCCAAGGTCTTCGCCGCTGTGCGCATCGCCAACCTCGAGATCGAATCGCTCTACGATCCGGTGCTGCACGATCCGTGGTTCGAGAACTTCAACTGGGAGGTCTTCTCCAAGGAGGAGCTGCTGTTGATCCCGGCGGTGGTCGCACTCGAGTCGGCCGACCGTGTTGCGGGCGAAGGCATGACCTCCTTCTCCCGTCTACTCAGTTCGGGCCGACCGGTACAGGTCTTCTGCCGGGTGCAGGCGCACAACAATCCCGGTGCAGCTGAGGGTGAAGACCCCTTCCAGAGCTTCCGCACTGAACTTGGCTACCTCGGTATTGCCCATCGTCAGGCGGTCGTCTCGCAGGCCTCGGCAGCGCGCCATCAGCACCTGCTGGAGCGCTATCTCTCTGCACTCGATGCGACACGTACCAGCCTCCACCTGATCAACATCGGCCTGCGCCCGACTGGTCAGGATCTCGGCCTCAACGCCTGGCTAGTCGCTGGCGCGGCGCTCGAGGGGCGTGTCCACCCCTTCTTCTACGTCAATCCCGCCGCAGGTGACGGTAGCGAACAGCGTCTCGACTTCGACGGTAACCCACAGCCCGAACTCGACTGGCCGATCCACCCCTTCATCTACCATAACGAAGGTGGCGATCTGGTCGAGAGTGAACTCCCCTTCACTTTTGCAGACTACTCACTGCTGATTCCACGTCTGGCCCACCACTTCGCCATCGTGCCCGACCAGTGCGAATCAGATGATCTGTTGCCAGTTGCCGACTATCTACAGCAGTCTGAGGCCGACAATGAGCGTCTGATCCCCTTCATCTGGGCCGTCAACGCGCACGGCACCCTGCGTCGTCTTGTGATCAGCCGTACCCTGGTCGAGGCGTGTCGCGACCGCCTTAACTTCTGGCACACCCTGCAGGAGATGGCCGGTATACGCAGCAGCTACATCGATCGTGCCATCGCCGAGACCCGCGCCACTGCAGAAGCCGAGATGAGCGCCGAGCGTGAAAAGATGGAGCGTGAGTTCGCCGAAGAGCTGGCACGAGTACGTGCCGAGGCCGCCGGCGAGGTGATGGGACGCCTCACCGATGTGCTGATGGGTATGGACTTCACCAGTGGTGCTCCGCGTCCTGCGGTTACCGCATCAGCACCCGCCACGACCACTGCACCTGTCGCAGAGAGTGCGGTAGAGGCCCCTAGAGGAGGCGGTTGTCGAAGAGGACGAGGATGA